From the genome of Chania multitudinisentens RB-25, one region includes:
- a CDS encoding LysR family transcriptional regulator, whose protein sequence is MKMSVKQLRAFLAVAHTLSFAQASEQLNISQPALSLAIRGLEDTLGGQLLLRTTRRVALTPEGATLFPLARQLLADWDNVEEALRQRFTLQLGKVAIAAMPSFAANQLPPLLKTFRDRYAGINVAVHDVINEQVFEMIREGRVEIGIAFEPEPSDTLHFTPLCTDRFVAVVSKNSPFTSKAQVTWRELLTLDFITLQRPSAVRLLLEQELLRSGKKLEVAFESHQLVTVGRMVANGLGASAVPALCVKQMRELGAYCVPLVGPVIERRVGLIRLTQHRLSTAAQALADTIKAGEY, encoded by the coding sequence ATGAAAATGAGCGTTAAGCAGTTACGTGCATTTTTAGCGGTAGCTCACACTCTTAGCTTTGCGCAGGCAAGCGAACAACTGAATATTTCGCAACCCGCATTAAGCCTGGCCATTCGCGGGCTGGAAGACACGCTTGGAGGACAATTATTGCTGCGCACCACCCGCCGCGTGGCGTTAACGCCGGAAGGAGCCACTCTATTCCCCCTGGCCCGGCAACTGCTGGCCGATTGGGATAATGTGGAAGAAGCACTGCGCCAGCGTTTTACCCTGCAACTGGGGAAAGTTGCCATTGCGGCCATGCCCTCTTTTGCTGCTAACCAACTCCCGCCACTCCTGAAGACCTTTCGCGATCGCTATGCAGGTATCAACGTCGCTGTACATGACGTGATTAATGAACAGGTGTTCGAAATGATCCGTGAAGGGCGTGTAGAAATCGGGATTGCCTTTGAACCTGAGCCCAGCGATACCCTGCATTTCACTCCGCTGTGTACCGATCGTTTTGTCGCCGTCGTGTCCAAAAACTCACCGTTTACCAGTAAAGCTCAGGTCACCTGGCGAGAATTGCTGACGCTGGATTTCATTACTTTGCAACGCCCTTCCGCAGTGCGGTTGTTATTGGAACAAGAGCTGCTGCGCAGTGGAAAAAAACTGGAAGTGGCATTTGAAAGCCATCAGTTGGTGACGGTAGGCCGGATGGTAGCAAACGGGCTAGGCGCCAGTGCGGTTCCGGCACTGTGTGTGAAGCAAATGCGGGAATTGGGAGCCTATTGCGTGCCTTTGGTTGGCCCCGTAATTGAAAGACGGGTGGGGTTGATCAGATTGACACAGCATCGCCTTTCAACGGCGGCACAAGCGTTGGCCGATACGATCAAAGCCGGTGAATATTAG
- a CDS encoding YncE family protein — protein MFSTAPQAQTEPEVLRKPIGKGAYEMVYSPSENALYLATSQSRKLDKGGIVYRLDPQTLDVTQVIHNDIKPFGAAINPQTNTLYFGNTVNNSVTAIDGKTGDVKGRLVLDARKRSDTVKPLAPRELVADATTDTLYITGLGDSSVVWVVDGKDLTLRTTITDTGKLGTGLALDAAASRLYVTNADGELVTIDTKTHQIASRKKLDASKEHFFLNISLDPATHRAFITDSKQPQVLVVDTRNGNVLQQIDVPESLAVLFNPARDEVYVTHRKAGTVSVIDAKNYKLLTTFKTPVHPNSLALSPDGQTLYVSIKQAASREKEATEPDDVIRIALK, from the coding sequence ATGTTTTCCACCGCGCCGCAGGCGCAGACTGAGCCAGAAGTCCTGCGCAAACCCATTGGTAAAGGGGCTTACGAGATGGTGTACAGCCCAAGCGAAAACGCGCTGTATCTGGCCACCTCGCAGAGCCGTAAGCTGGATAAAGGTGGGATCGTCTATCGCCTTGACCCGCAAACTCTGGACGTCACGCAGGTCATTCATAACGATATCAAGCCGTTTGGCGCAGCCATCAACCCTCAAACCAATACCCTCTACTTTGGTAATACCGTCAATAATTCGGTAACCGCGATTGATGGCAAAACCGGCGACGTGAAAGGCCGCCTGGTGCTGGATGCGCGCAAACGTTCTGATACGGTGAAACCGTTGGCTCCGCGTGAACTGGTGGCCGACGCCACAACCGATACCCTTTATATCACTGGCTTGGGTGATTCCAGCGTAGTGTGGGTGGTGGATGGTAAAGATCTGACCCTGCGCACCACCATCACCGATACCGGGAAATTGGGAACTGGCCTGGCGCTGGATGCCGCAGCCAGCCGCCTGTACGTCACCAATGCCGATGGTGAACTGGTCACTATCGATACCAAAACCCACCAGATTGCCTCACGTAAAAAACTCGACGCGTCAAAAGAGCATTTCTTCCTGAATATCAGCCTGGACCCGGCCACGCACCGCGCCTTTATCACCGATTCCAAACAGCCGCAGGTCTTGGTGGTCGATACCCGTAATGGCAATGTGTTGCAGCAGATCGACGTACCGGAATCGTTGGCCGTCCTGTTTAATCCGGCGCGTGATGAAGTGTATGTTACCCACCGTAAAGCGGGTACGGTGAGCGTGATCGATGCCAAAAATTACAAGCTGCTGACCACCTTCAAGACGCCGGTGCACCCAAACAGCCTGGCGTTGTCACCGGATGGCCAGACGCTGTATGTAAGCATCAAGCAGGCAGCCAGCCGCGAGAAAGAAGCTACCGAGCCAGATGATGTCATTCGTATTGCGTTGAAGTAA